The Budorcas taxicolor isolate Tak-1 chromosome 5, Takin1.1, whole genome shotgun sequence genome includes a window with the following:
- the KCNA1 gene encoding potassium voltage-gated channel subfamily A member 1: MTVMSGENVDEASAAPGHPQDGSYPRPAEHDDHECCERVVINISGLRFETQLKTLAQFPNTLLGNPKKRMRYFDPLRNEYFFDRNRPSFDAILYYYQSGGRLRRPVNVPLDMFSEEIKFYELGEEAMEKFREDEGFIKEEERPLPEKEYQRQVWLLFEYPESSGPARVIAIVSVMVILISIVIFCLETLPELKDEKDFPGAVHRLDNTTVVYNANIFTDPFFIVETLCIVWFSFELVVRFFACPSKTDFFKNIMNFIDIVAIIPYFITLGTEIAEQEGNQKGEQATSLAILRVIRLVRVFRIFKLSRHSKGLQILGQTLKASMRELGLLIFFLFIGVILFSSAVYFAEAEEAESHFSSIPDAFWWAVVSMTTVGYGDMYPVTIGGKIVGSLCAIAGVLTIALPVPVIVSNFNYFYHRETEGEEQAQLLHVSAPNLASDSDLSRRSSSTLSKSEYMEIEEDMNNSIGHFRQANIRTGNCTTANQNCVNKSKLLTDV; this comes from the coding sequence atgaCGGTGATGTCCGGAGAGAACGTGGACGAGGCTTCGGCCGCCCCAGGCCACCCCCAGGACGGCAGCTACCCGCGGCCGGCCGAGCACGACGACCACGAATGCTGCGAGCGTGTGGTCATCAACATCTCCGGGCTGCGCTTCGAGACGCAGCTCAAGACTCTGGCGCAGTTCCCCAACACGCTGCTGGGCAACCCTAAGAAACGCATGCGCTACTTCGACCCGCTCAGGAACGAGTACTTCTTCGACCGCAACCGGCCCAGCTTCGACGCCATCCTCTACTATTACCAGTCGGGGGGCCGGCTGCGCCGGCCGGTCAACGTGCCGCTGGACATGTTCTCCGAGGAGATCAAGTTTTACGAGCTGGGCGAGGAGGCCATGGAGAAGTTCCGCGAGGACGAGGGCTTCATCAAGGAGGAGGAACGGCCCTTGCCGGAGAAGGAGTACCAGCGCCAGGTGTGGCTGCTCTTCGAGTACCCGGAGAGCTCGGGGCCCGCGCGGGTCATCGCCATCGTCTCCGTTATGGTCATCCTCATCTCCATCGTCATCTTCTGCCTGGAGACGCTGCCCGAGCTGAAGGACGAGAAGGACTTCCCGGGCGCCGTCCACCGCCTGGACAACACCACGGTGGTCTACAACGCCAACATCTTCACGGACCCCTTCTTCATCGTCGAGACGCTGTGCATCGTCTGGTTCTCCTTCGAGCTGGTGGTGCGCTTCTTCGCCTGCCCCAGCAAGACGGACTTCTTCAAGAACATCATGAACTTCATCGACATCGTGGCCATCATCCCCTATTTCATCACCCTGGGCACCGAGATAGCAGAGCAGGAGGGCAACCAGAAGGGTGAGCAGGCCACCTCGCTGGCCATCCTCAGAGTCATCAGGTTGGTAAGGGTATTTAGGATCTTCAAACTCTCCCGCCACTCTAAGGGATTGCAAATCCTGGGCCAGACCCTCAAGGCTAGTATGAGGGAGCTAGGGCTGCTCATCTTTTTCCTCTTCATCGGGGTCATACTGTTCTCTAGTGCAGTGTACTTTGCCGAGGCGGAAGAAGCTGAGTCGCACTTTTCCAGTATCCCTGATGCTTTCTGGTGGGCGGTGGTGTCCATGACCACCGTAGGATACGGTGACATGTACCCTGTGACAATTGGAGGCAAGATCGTGGGCTCCTTGTGTGCCATCGCTGGTGTGCTGACAATTGCCCTGCCCGTACCTGTCATTGTGTCCAATTTCAACTATTTCTACCACCGAGAAACTGAGGGGGAAgagcaggctcagttgctccatgttAGCGCCCCTAACTTAGCCTCTGACAGTGACCTCAGTCGGCGCAGCTCATCCACTCTCAGCAAATCTGAATACATGGAGATCGAAGAGGATATGAATAATAGCATAGGCCACTTTAGACAGGCCAATATCAGAACTGGCAATTGTACCACAGCTAACCAAAACTGCGTTAATAAGAGCAAGCTACTGACTGATGTTTAA